From Zingiber officinale cultivar Zhangliang chromosome 5B, Zo_v1.1, whole genome shotgun sequence, the proteins below share one genomic window:
- the LOC121987340 gene encoding mitochondrial import inner membrane translocase subunit TIM23-2-like yields the protein MAGSNYHESLDAADAGIGDDGKRRLHHLYNPYESLHNPYAFPMYPRIYDLPTSPEFLFEEDASLHRRSWSYNLSFCTGVGYLSGAAIGGARGVLDGVHASEPGESLKLRINRVLNSSGQAGRRLGNSAGLLGLIFSGLESGISAAIRDDGILSTVVAGLGTGALFKAASGPRSAAVAGAIGGLAAGLAVAGKQDHMLK from the exons ATGGCGGGTTCCAACTACCACGAGTCACTTGACGCTGCCGACGCCGGTATCGGAGACGACGGGAAGCGGCGGCTCCACCACCTCTACAACCCCTATGAGTCCCTACACAACCCGTACGCCTTCCCTATGTACCCGCGCATCTACGACCTCCCCACCTCGCCCGAGTTCCTCTTCGAGGAGGATGCCTCCCTCCACCGCCGTTCTTGGAGTTACAATCTTAGCTTCTGCACCGGCGTTGGATACCTCTCCGGAGCCGCTATCGGTGGCGCCAGGGGCGTCCTCGACGGTGTCCATGCCTCCGAGCCCGGCGAGTCTCTCAAGCTCCGAATCAACCGGGTCCTCAACTCATCCGGTCAGGCTGGGCGCCGGCTGGGAAATTCCGCGGGACTGCTGGGTCTCATCTTCTCGGGCCTGGAGAGCGGGATTAGCGCCGCTATCCGGGATGACGGCATCTTGAGCACAGTGGTGGCCGGGCTGGGCACTGGGGCCTTGTTCAAGGCTGCCTCtggcccaaggtctgctgcagttGCGGGGGCGATAGGAGGCCTTGCAGCAGGGCTTGCTGTAGCTGGGAAGCAG GACCACATGCTGAAGTAG